A region of Stigmatopora nigra isolate UIUO_SnigA chromosome 6, RoL_Snig_1.1, whole genome shotgun sequence DNA encodes the following proteins:
- the LOC144197752 gene encoding sodium-dependent phosphate transport protein 2B-like, with protein MDALKPPEQSEDRDERNDIKEQNGRLGNSTLALMDGEPEEEDPWDLPELKDTGVPWSALDTKGKVLRVLVSLGKLVVLLGLLYMFICSLDILSSAFQLVGGKAAGDIFQDNAVLSNPLAGLVIGVLVTLLVQSSSTSSSIVVSMVSSGLLTVQLAVPIIMGTNIGTSVTNTLVAMTQAGDRSVFRRAFAGATVHDFFNWLSVLVLLPLEVATGYLYEVTKLIIESFQLQSGEAPDLLNVITDVLTDTIIKLDKSVLSEIATGDPAARNKSLIMRWCETYTNMSLVNVTVPGPENCTSPSLCWFDGNYTSTLKNISQTFNIKKCDHLFVDVNLSDMAVGLILLALSLLVLCSCLLLIVKLLNSMLKGQVAIIIKNILNTDFPFPFGWVTGYIAILVGAGMTFIVQSSSVFTSAITPLVGIGVISIQRAYPLSLGSNIGTTTTAILAAMASPGDTLGNSLQIALVHFLFNISGIILWYPIPFTRFPIRLAKGLGNITASYRWFAVVYIIFCFFLLPLFVFSLSLAGWQVLAGVACPIVAFLIIVIVINVLQKRKPGCLPAVLRSWDFLPLWAHSLEPWDKVVGVFTAKCCCCCKCCNGEENKGQEKKVWPTKAYDNPAMCIDKEVEKDFKIELNCQTVTKF; from the exons ATGGATGCACTTAAACCACCTGAG CAATCGGAAGATCGCGACGAAAGAAATGATATCAAAG AACAAAACGGAAGACTTGGGAACTCCACCCTCGCACTGATGGATGGGGAGCCAGAAGAGGAAGACCCTTGGGATTTGCCTGAGCTGAAGGACACAGGGGTGCCATGGTcag caCTGGACACCAAAGGAAAAGTGCTAAGAGTTTTGGTGTCATTGGGAAAACTGGTTGTGCTGCTGGGACTCCTCTACATGTTTATCTGCTCCTTAGACATTCTAAGCTCAGCCTTCCAACTTGTCGGAG GTAAAGCAGCAGGGGACATTTTCCAAGACAATGCTGTATTGTCCAATCCTTTGGCTGGTCTGGTTATTGGGGTCCTGGTCACTTTGTTGGTTCAGAGTTCATCCACGTCGTCATCCATTGTTGTTAGCATGGTTTCCTCTGGAT TGCTGACAGTTCAACTGGCCGTTCCAATCATTATGGGGACCAACATTGGAACCTCAGTTACCAACACATTGGTTGCCATGACACAGGCTGGGGACCGTAGTGTCTTTCGCAG GGCGTTTGCCGGGGCCACAGTGCACGACTTCTTCAATTGGTTGTCAGTTTTGGTGCTGCTACCTCTAGAGGTCGCTACTGGGTATTTGTACGAGGTCACCAAACTCATCATCGAGTCCTTCCAGTTACAAAGTGGGGAGGCCCCAGACCTACTAAATGTAATCACAGATGTCCTCACTGATACCATTATAAAG CTGGACAAATCTGTCTTGAGTGAAATAGCCACTGGAGATCCAGCAGCCCGAAACAAAAGTCTAATTATGAGGTGGTGCGAAACTTATACCAACATG AGCCTGGTAAACGTGACTGTTCCTGGTCCAGAAAACTGTACATCTCCTTCATTGTGTTGGTTTGATGGCAACTACACGTCCACATTAAAGAACATTTCACAAACTTTCAACATCAAAAAAT GTGATCACCTATTCGTAGATGTGAACTTGTCCGACATGGCTGTGGGTCTCATCCTTCTGGCTCTTTCTCTGCTGGTATTGTGCTCCTGCCTGTTGCTTATAGTCAAGCTTCTCAACTCCATGCTCAAGGGTCAAGTGGCTATAATTATTAAGAACATCCTTAACACAG ATTTCCCATTCCCCTTCGGATGGGTCACGGGATACATTGCAATTTTAGTCGGAGCTGGAATGACATTCATCGTGCAGAGCAGCTCCGTTTTTACCTCTGCTATTACGCCACTTGTCG GTATTGGCGTCATCAGCATACAAAGAGCATATCCACTGTCTCTTGGTTCTAACATTGGCACCACCACCACAGCCATCTTAGCAGCCATGGCCAGTCCAGGAGATACTCTGGGTAACTCTTTACAG ATTGCCCTGGTTCACTTCCTATTCAACATCTCTGGCATCATTCTGTGGTATCCAATTCCATTCACCCGATTCCCCATCCGGTTGGCCAAAGGCTTGGGCAACATCACAGCTTCCTACCGCTGGTTTGCGGTTGTCTACATCATATTCTGCTTCTTTCTTCTACCTCTCTTTGTGTTTAGTCTGTCCTTAGCTGGGTGGCAGGTCTTAGCAGGTGTGGCCTGCCCAATAGTGGCCTTTCTCATCATTGTCATTGTCATCAATGTACTGCAGAAGAGGAAACCCGGCTGTCTACCGGCAGTGTTGCGTTCTTGGGACTTTTTACCGCTTTGGGCACATTCTCTGGAGCCTTGGGACAAAGTGGTGGGTGTATTCACTGCtaaatgttgttgttgctgtaaaTGCTGTAATGGGGAAGAGAATAAAGGGCAAGAGAAGAAGGTGTGGCCCACAAAAGCGTACGATAACCCTGCCATGTGTATTGACAAAGAAGTGGAAAAGGATTTCAAGATCGAGTTAAACTGTCAGACAGTAACCAAATTTTGA
- the bglapl gene encoding bone gamma-carboxyglutamate (gla) protein, like: MKTLSLLAICALLSMCWATGVVEVQSYVDGDSDHSDNGDLAEVDAGDNGDAVDNGDAAVNADSSASDSSNSSSDSSDSSDSDSDSNSESNSDSESDSDSDSNSDSASSSSSSSSSSSSSSSESASNEDAQDAQDTQETQDSHVLMKRDVASVLLRTRRQAPLSLYQMERLREVCELHTGCDEMAETQGIVAAYTAYYGPPPF; this comes from the exons ATGAAGACCCTCAGCCTCCTCGCTATCTGCGCTCTCCTGTCCATGTGCTGGGCCACAGGAG TTGTCGAAGTACAGTCTTACGTCGATGGCGATTCAGACCACTCAGACAACGGTGACCTCGCCGAAGTCGATGCCGGAGACAATGGCGATGCTGTAGACAACGGCGATGCTGCAGTCAACGCAGACTCTTCAGCATCTGACTCCTCCAACTCATCCTCCGACTCATCCGACTCATCCGACTCTGACTCCGACTCCAACTCCGAATCCAACTCTGATTCTGAGTCAGACTCTGATTCTGACTCCAACTCCGACTCTGCttcctcatcctcttcctcctcttcctcctcttcttcctcttcatctgAGTCAGCCAGCAATGAAG ACGCTCAAGACGCTCAAGACACTCAAGAGACCCAAGATTCTCATGTGCTCATGAAGCGTGACGTGGCTTCCGTTCTGCTGAGGACAAGACGCCAAGCCCCCCTCTCCCTTTACCAGATGGAGCG CCTGAGAGAGGTCTGCGAGCTGCACACGGGCTGTGACGAGATGGCCGAGACGCAAGGCATCGTGGCGGCCTACACAGCCTATTACGGACCCCCTCCCTTCTAA